From Candidatus Pedobacter colombiensis, one genomic window encodes:
- a CDS encoding HAMP domain-containing sensor histidine kinase: MRLLAKYNRVTLLASIIILVFTGVIYYTVIHFILTDRVDKDLVTEEDEIAAYVETFGKLPLAENFKDQKVVYQLVKPGDTVERSFFNTSFFNKTEKEHEPGRTLITSLNVRGELYRISITKSRVEAEDLVRMIFMITLGVTVVLLVTLMLINRFLLRNLWRPFYTVLKQMKAFNLADKGEVVADDTNIDEFRELNQAVIAMSSRVKQDYRELKTFTDNASHEMLTPLAVINSKLDTLIQTETFTNVQGEVIEDIYLAVSRLSRLNQSLLLLAKLENNMIAGDQELINLKELIAQKLRQFQELMQAQGIVLSQQLEYKEVNMNRYLADILINNLFSNAIRHNYNGGEIIVQLNDKELRVSNTGSAERLSDQAFERFYKNAASEGIGLGLAISYQICSQYDFELSYDFKDGKHTFLIVF; the protein is encoded by the coding sequence ATGAGGTTGCTAGCTAAGTACAATAGGGTGACGTTACTTGCCTCTATCATTATACTTGTATTTACCGGTGTAATCTATTATACAGTGATCCATTTTATTTTAACAGACCGGGTAGATAAAGATCTGGTAACAGAGGAGGATGAGATTGCTGCTTATGTTGAAACGTTTGGCAAGCTACCACTGGCAGAAAATTTTAAAGATCAGAAAGTAGTTTATCAGCTCGTGAAGCCTGGGGATACAGTTGAACGCAGTTTTTTTAATACCTCTTTTTTTAATAAGACGGAGAAGGAACATGAGCCTGGAAGGACATTAATTACTTCTTTGAATGTAAGGGGAGAGCTCTATAGGATTTCAATTACCAAATCACGTGTGGAGGCAGAAGACCTGGTCAGGATGATTTTTATGATCACTCTTGGGGTTACGGTTGTGCTTCTGGTTACATTGATGCTGATCAACCGGTTTTTACTTAGGAATTTATGGAGGCCATTTTATACCGTATTAAAGCAAATGAAGGCTTTTAATCTGGCTGATAAGGGTGAGGTTGTTGCGGACGATACAAATATTGATGAATTTAGAGAACTGAATCAGGCGGTTATTGCGATGTCTTCAAGGGTGAAACAGGATTATAGAGAACTGAAAACCTTTACTGATAATGCATCGCATGAAATGTTGACGCCGCTTGCGGTGATTAACTCTAAGCTGGATACTTTAATCCAGACGGAAACTTTTACTAATGTGCAAGGAGAGGTGATTGAGGATATTTATTTGGCTGTTAGTCGCTTGTCAAGATTAAATCAGTCGCTGTTGTTGTTGGCTAAATTAGAAAATAACATGATAGCAGGAGATCAGGAACTGATCAATTTGAAAGAACTTATAGCACAAAAGCTCAGGCAGTTTCAGGAGTTGATGCAGGCACAAGGTATTGTACTCAGTCAACAATTGGAATATAAGGAGGTGAATATGAATAGGTATCTCGCAGATATATTGATCAATAACCTGTTTAGCAATGCTATTCGTCATAATTATAATGGAGGTGAGATTATCGTGCAGCTGAACGATAAGGAATTAAGGGTCAGCAATACAGGTAGTGCAGAGCGGTTATCGGATCAGGCATTTGAAAGGTTCTACAAAAATGCCGCTTCTGAAGGAATAGGGTTGGGGCTGGCAATATCTTATCAGATCTGCTCTCAGTATGATTTTGAGCTTAGTTATGATTTTAAAGATGGAAAGCATACTTTTCTAATTGTTTTTTAA
- a CDS encoding response regulator transcription factor — MKILLIEDEVSLRESIIAYFTGEGNICETAVDFKSAIEKIGIYNYDCILLDLTLPGGDGMEILRNLKKMNKKDGVLIISARHSLDDKLDGLNLGADDYLIKPFHLSELKARVMAIVRRKSYNGSNVMVFNEISIDTLAMRVDVADHTLILTRKEYDLLVYFISNRGKVISKNALAEHLWGDEIDLVDHFDFIYTHIKNLRKKMMEAGCPDYIKSMYGIGYKFESQ; from the coding sequence ATGAAGATATTGCTGATTGAAGATGAAGTGTCCCTTAGAGAGAGTATTATAGCTTATTTTACCGGAGAAGGTAATATCTGTGAAACAGCTGTCGATTTCAAATCAGCGATAGAAAAGATTGGTATTTATAATTACGATTGCATTTTACTTGATCTGACTTTGCCGGGTGGCGATGGTATGGAAATCCTGCGCAACCTCAAAAAAATGAACAAAAAAGATGGTGTGTTGATTATCTCTGCACGGCATTCGTTGGATGATAAGCTGGATGGTCTGAACCTCGGTGCTGATGATTATCTGATTAAACCATTTCACTTGTCTGAGCTAAAAGCAAGGGTAATGGCTATTGTTCGAAGAAAGAGTTATAATGGCAGCAATGTTATGGTGTTTAATGAGATAAGTATTGATACTTTGGCCATGAGGGTTGATGTTGCTGATCATACATTAATCCTTACACGGAAGGAATATGATTTGTTGGTTTATTTTATTTCAAACAGAGGTAAGGTGATTTCTAAAAATGCACTTGCTGAACATTTGTGGGGTGATGAAATTGATCTTGTGGATCATTTTGATTTCATTTATACCCACATTAAGAATTTAAGAAAAAAAATGATGGAAGCTGGTTGCCCGGATTACATCAAATCTATGTATGGTATAGGTTATAAGTTCGAAAGCCAATGA
- a CDS encoding sterol desaturase family protein, with translation MNTVLTILKDHATLVQIILYLAVIITIWLAELRLTILSLREKWRHTYVNLKFVMAALPIQLTLTFFVIFVSGWVTIHKWGLLYLLPHHNSFWIKYVVGFFLMDFFEYVYHVCMHKVKTLWGFHLIHHTDLQMDVSTTIREHPGETFIRVCFQILWVFLSGASIGLLLLRQTVQTFANLIAHTHYQLPKRADKIFGLLFITPNLHHVHHHFELPYTDCNYGDVFSIWDRMLGTYRELNISEIKFGLDVYEGHSATDFSDLIKFPFLKRDDPN, from the coding sequence ATGAATACCGTACTAACCATACTAAAGGACCACGCCACCCTGGTTCAAATTATCTTATATCTAGCAGTAATTATTACTATTTGGCTTGCAGAACTACGATTAACCATCCTTTCATTAAGAGAAAAATGGCGCCACACTTATGTTAATCTCAAGTTTGTGATGGCTGCATTGCCCATACAACTCACACTTACTTTTTTTGTAATCTTCGTTTCAGGCTGGGTAACCATTCATAAATGGGGTCTTTTATATCTGTTACCACACCATAACAGCTTCTGGATTAAATACGTAGTTGGGTTTTTCCTAATGGATTTTTTCGAATATGTATACCACGTTTGTATGCATAAAGTAAAGACATTATGGGGTTTTCACCTGATTCATCATACCGATCTTCAAATGGATGTCTCTACGACGATTAGGGAACATCCGGGAGAAACATTTATCAGAGTATGTTTTCAGATACTCTGGGTATTTTTGTCCGGCGCATCCATAGGGTTATTATTACTTAGACAAACAGTACAAACTTTTGCCAATTTAATTGCCCATACACATTATCAACTGCCAAAAAGAGCAGATAAAATATTCGGTTTGCTGTTTATTACCCCGAATCTTCATCACGTACATCATCACTTTGAACTGCCATATACCGATTGTAACTACGGCGATGTTTTTAGTATCTGGGATAGAATGCTCGGAACCTATCGTGAGTTAAATATTTCTGAAATTAAATTTGGACTGGATGTATACGAGGGACATTCGGCAACGGATTTTTCTGATCTTATTAAATTTCCATTTCTAAAAAGGGATGATCCAAATTAA
- a CDS encoding EamA family transporter, producing MWWIYALLSAFFAALTAVLAKVGIKGIDSNLATAIRTVIILLLAWAIVLFRNDQQGISGLTRQNWTFLILSGLATGLSWIFYFKALQLGKVSQVAPVDKASVAIAILLSVVFLGEPLTFKTVIAVLLITGGTIILIFQ from the coding sequence ATGTGGTGGATTTATGCTTTACTATCAGCCTTTTTCGCTGCCCTTACTGCCGTATTAGCCAAAGTAGGGATTAAAGGAATTGATTCTAACCTGGCAACAGCAATAAGAACAGTCATTATTTTACTTTTAGCCTGGGCAATCGTATTGTTCAGAAACGACCAGCAAGGCATTTCCGGCCTAACCAGACAAAACTGGACTTTCCTTATCCTTTCTGGTCTTGCCACCGGCCTCTCCTGGATCTTTTACTTTAAAGCATTACAGCTAGGAAAAGTTTCGCAAGTAGCCCCGGTAGATAAGGCCAGTGTAGCCATAGCCATCTTATTATCTGTTGTATTTCTAGGCGAACCTTTAACATTTAAAACCGTCATTGCCGTTTTACTCATCACAGGAGGAACAATCATCCTCATCTTTCAATAA
- a CDS encoding efflux RND transporter permease subunit — protein sequence MKNFFISYRNPLLAVLILVLLGGVYSYHQLKTALFPEITFPKIKIIAEAELQPVDKMVVTVTRPLENAIKQVPDLKLIRSVTSRGSCELSAYMNSTADINVSQQRIEALIERIKGTLPPGINFSVEKMNPSILPVSGYSLESHTKSPIELKQLATYTIKPFLSEVDGVSEIRVIGGKSKEYWLELDLQKMTTLSISPDQLSSILAQTNFIKSNGYLSDHNYLYLSITDATVKSKGDLEELIVSKNGNRIVRVKDIAKVKIEEGVAYTRINANGKDGILIAVIKQPNANLVDLSAQMEAKVAELKKILPSGVYIKPYYIQADFVNESVKSVRDSLLIGLALAIIVAVIFLRSLKASATILITIPVTLCLSIIVLYFVGYSLNIMTLGAIAAAIGLIIDDAIVVVEQIHRTHEEHPDEPTVNLLKKAIDYLFPAMLGSSISTIVIFVPFALMTGVAGAYFQVMTNTMIITLVCSFFVTWIGLPVIYLLLTRNAGANSVSKKSKGHEVKKQDWIRYFIRRPYISIIGMLLLVVAIGFVFPHLETGFLPEMDEGSIVLDYSSPPGTSLYETDRMLREVEKELVKVPEVQAYSRRTGTQMGFFITEPNTGDYLIQLKPNRNKTTDQVIAEIRSKIESSQPALKVDFGQVIGDMLGDLMSSTQPIEVKIFGNNQLTLEALSRKVADVLRKVNGTADVFNGIVLSGPTVDIRPDFAALAQYRISPASFQFQIQLALEGNVIGDLYDQQQLSPIRIIYPGSRQFAIANINELKIFLPSGKAIPIGNLAKVELKTGSAEVQRENLQSIGVVTARLDNRDLGSVMKDVQREVGSQIALPSGYHITYGGAYAEQQQSFKELLMILITSSLLVFSVILFLFKDFRIAFLILLIAVLGISGSYLALFITNTPLNVGSYTGLIMIVGIIGENAVFTFLQFKESLQGNDVDEAITYAISTRLRPKLMTALGAIIALFPLALGIGAGAQLHQPLAIAVIGGFLVALPLLLIVLPSMIRKFYR from the coding sequence ATGAAGAACTTTTTTATATCGTACAGAAACCCATTACTGGCGGTACTTATATTGGTGCTTCTGGGGGGTGTTTATTCTTATCATCAGCTAAAAACAGCGCTTTTTCCTGAAATTACCTTTCCGAAGATAAAGATCATCGCAGAAGCCGAGCTTCAACCTGTTGATAAAATGGTGGTTACAGTCACCCGGCCACTGGAGAATGCAATTAAGCAGGTGCCGGATTTAAAGTTGATCAGAAGTGTAACCAGCAGAGGGAGCTGTGAGCTATCAGCCTATATGAATAGTACTGCAGATATTAACGTTAGCCAACAAAGGATCGAAGCGTTAATAGAGAGGATCAAGGGTACCTTACCGCCGGGGATAAATTTTTCTGTTGAAAAGATGAACCCTTCTATATTGCCGGTAAGTGGTTATAGTTTAGAGAGTCATACCAAATCGCCGATTGAACTTAAGCAGCTTGCTACTTATACCATAAAGCCATTTTTATCAGAGGTGGATGGGGTTTCAGAAATTAGGGTGATCGGTGGGAAGAGCAAAGAATATTGGTTGGAGCTTGATCTTCAAAAGATGACTACTTTGTCTATTTCGCCGGATCAGCTGAGCAGCATTCTTGCGCAAACCAATTTTATCAAGTCAAACGGATACCTTTCAGATCATAATTACTTATATCTTTCTATTACAGATGCAACGGTGAAAAGCAAGGGAGATCTGGAAGAATTGATTGTTAGCAAAAATGGTAACCGGATAGTTAGGGTAAAAGATATTGCCAAGGTTAAAATAGAAGAAGGGGTAGCTTATACCCGTATCAATGCGAATGGAAAAGATGGGATTTTAATTGCGGTAATTAAGCAGCCCAATGCTAATTTGGTCGATTTATCAGCGCAAATGGAGGCTAAGGTGGCTGAATTAAAAAAAATACTTCCTTCCGGTGTATATATAAAACCTTATTATATACAAGCTGATTTTGTAAATGAATCTGTTAAAAGTGTTCGGGATAGCTTACTGATTGGCCTTGCATTGGCCATTATCGTAGCTGTTATTTTTTTACGGTCGCTAAAGGCAAGTGCAACCATACTGATTACCATTCCAGTTACGCTTTGCTTAAGTATTATTGTGCTGTATTTTGTTGGGTATTCCTTAAATATCATGACGCTTGGTGCCATTGCTGCGGCTATAGGTCTCATTATTGATGATGCAATTGTGGTGGTAGAACAGATTCACCGAACGCATGAAGAGCATCCGGACGAACCAACGGTTAATCTGCTGAAAAAAGCAATAGATTATCTTTTTCCTGCAATGCTTGGCTCGTCTATTAGCACAATCGTAATATTTGTCCCTTTTGCGTTGATGACCGGTGTGGCCGGGGCATACTTTCAGGTGATGACGAATACCATGATCATTACGCTGGTTTGTTCGTTCTTTGTCACCTGGATAGGTTTGCCTGTGATCTATTTGTTGCTTACACGAAATGCCGGGGCAAATTCAGTAAGTAAAAAAAGTAAAGGACACGAAGTCAAAAAACAGGATTGGATTCGATATTTTATTCGGCGACCGTATATCAGTATAATAGGTATGCTGTTGCTGGTTGTTGCTATTGGATTTGTTTTTCCTCATTTAGAGACTGGTTTTTTACCGGAAATGGATGAAGGTAGTATCGTGTTGGATTACAGTTCGCCACCCGGAACCTCATTGTATGAAACGGATAGAATGTTGAGGGAAGTAGAGAAAGAGTTGGTTAAAGTACCGGAGGTGCAGGCGTATTCGAGAAGAACCGGGACACAAATGGGTTTTTTTATTACAGAACCTAATACTGGTGATTACCTGATTCAGCTAAAGCCGAACAGAAATAAAACCACGGATCAGGTGATTGCAGAGATCAGAAGCAAAATCGAAAGTAGTCAACCGGCTTTAAAGGTGGATTTTGGTCAGGTTATAGGGGATATGTTGGGCGATTTGATGAGCTCTACCCAGCCCATTGAAGTGAAAATATTTGGCAATAATCAGCTTACATTGGAAGCTTTATCCAGAAAGGTGGCTGATGTGTTACGGAAGGTAAACGGTACAGCAGATGTATTTAATGGGATTGTTCTGTCGGGGCCAACTGTTGATATACGGCCTGATTTTGCGGCTCTTGCGCAATATAGGATTAGCCCTGCAAGTTTCCAATTTCAAATTCAATTGGCTTTGGAGGGGAATGTAATTGGCGATTTATATGATCAGCAGCAATTGTCTCCAATTCGAATCATCTACCCGGGAAGCAGGCAATTCGCAATTGCCAATATTAATGAACTAAAGATATTTCTTCCTTCAGGTAAAGCGATTCCGATTGGCAACTTAGCTAAAGTGGAGCTTAAAACAGGAAGTGCGGAGGTACAAAGAGAAAATCTGCAGTCTATTGGTGTAGTTACTGCGCGTTTAGATAATAGAGATCTGGGTAGCGTGATGAAGGATGTACAGCGAGAAGTAGGTTCGCAAATAGCTTTGCCATCTGGCTATCACATAACTTATGGTGGCGCTTATGCCGAACAGCAGCAGTCTTTTAAAGAATTGTTGATGATCCTCATTACTTCGAGTTTATTGGTGTTTAGTGTGATTCTATTCCTGTTTAAGGATTTCAGGATTGCATTTTTAATCTTGTTGATTGCTGTGCTAGGTATTTCAGGAAGTTACCTGGCCTTATTCATTACCAATACGCCTTTAAATGTTGGGAGCTATACAGGCTTGATTATGATCGTTGGAATTATAGGTGAAAATGCGGTGTTTACTTTCCTGCAGTTTAAAGAGTCTTTGCAGGGGAATGATGTGGATGAAGCCATTACCTATGCTATATCAACAAGATTAAGACCTAAATTAATGACTGCTCTGGGAGCAATCATAGCGTTGTTTCCATTGGCATTGGGAATAGGAGCTGGAGCGCAATTGCATCAGCCGCTTGCTATAGCCGTAATTGGAGGCTTTTTAGTAGCACTTCCCTTATTGCTGATCGTTCTGCCAAGTATGATCAGGAAGTTTTATCGTTAA
- a CDS encoding HlyD family efflux transporter periplasmic adaptor subunit, which translates to MKKGNLTKYLYLLTAGLLSACHGAAPTEDVAAPVTPVLVSYVTVGPLSESTELNAVSAYLQKSYVKANINGYVQSVRAQVGQQVAGNEILFSLITKEARAIGNAVNQLDPEFKFSGTSNIRAGQAGFITDVNHQKGDYVQDGEALAVIINKNSFVFLLDLPYEQRALMINNKTLELTLPDGEKLKGTISGTLPMVDSASQAQRVIIRVDISHPIPEGLIARVSIIKAARPNANTLPKSAVLTNETEDDFWVMKLINDSTAIKVPVKRGIENKDKVEILSPVFTSRDRIITTGNYGMADTAKVKVVKQL; encoded by the coding sequence ATGAAAAAAGGGAATTTGACCAAATATTTATATCTACTAACTGCAGGTCTGCTAAGTGCCTGCCATGGAGCTGCCCCGACCGAAGATGTTGCTGCACCGGTAACACCTGTTCTGGTGAGTTATGTAACTGTTGGTCCACTTTCTGAGTCTACAGAATTGAATGCTGTATCCGCTTATTTGCAAAAGAGCTATGTTAAGGCAAATATTAATGGTTATGTTCAATCTGTTCGTGCACAGGTAGGGCAACAGGTTGCCGGGAATGAGATTTTGTTTAGCTTGATTACCAAAGAAGCAAGAGCTATTGGTAACGCTGTGAATCAACTTGATCCGGAATTTAAGTTTTCAGGAACCTCAAACATCAGGGCTGGCCAGGCTGGCTTTATCACTGATGTGAATCATCAGAAAGGTGATTATGTTCAGGATGGGGAAGCATTAGCTGTTATTATCAATAAAAATAGTTTCGTGTTTTTGCTTGATTTGCCTTACGAACAGCGGGCGCTGATGATCAATAACAAAACACTTGAACTTACCTTGCCGGATGGTGAAAAATTGAAAGGAACAATTAGTGGTACGTTACCTATGGTCGATTCAGCTTCTCAGGCACAAAGAGTAATCATTAGGGTGGATATTTCTCATCCAATTCCGGAAGGATTGATTGCAAGGGTGAGCATCATTAAGGCAGCACGGCCAAATGCAAATACATTACCCAAATCAGCTGTGCTGACAAATGAAACGGAGGATGACTTTTGGGTAATGAAGCTGATTAATGATTCTACAGCTATAAAAGTTCCTGTTAAGCGGGGCATTGAAAATAAGGATAAGGTAGAGATTCTAAGTCCTGTTTTTACTTCCCGGGATCGGATCATTACTACCGGCAATTATGGTATGGCTGACACAGCAAAGGTTAAAGTAGTGAAACAGCTATGA
- a CDS encoding TolC family protein, whose translation MEHFRKRRFVIILCLSFFTLRSHAQRSVKESADLNFFINQALASSPLSKDYKNQLLMNKIDSLRLRAGYLPQIAASSTGLYAPIINGYGYDVALSNGQTLDALLSLNYNLISKGSKDNKLQQVLLQRDSIHYASKLSELDLKKAITEQYITAYGSQQQVDFNHDVYDLLVKEEVLLKELTRANTYRQTEYLTFLVTLKQQQLQWKQAELQFKNDYATLNYLSGIHDTTAVRLKEPSIAIYGDGLQEKNFFIKRFQIDSLKTLNEKQAVDFNYKPKTSLYVNGGYNSSFILQPYKNFGTSVGFTVSVPLYDGHQKKMQHDKLNLQLQTGSMYRNYFSTQQKQQIDLLKQQITTTDGLYEQIKDQIKITSGLIDVDRKLLHTGDVKIVDFVIAINNYMVAQNLFRQTNINRLRLINQLNYWNR comes from the coding sequence ATGGAACATTTTAGAAAAAGAAGATTCGTAATTATTTTATGCCTGAGCTTTTTTACTTTAAGAAGCCATGCGCAGCGCTCGGTAAAGGAATCTGCAGACTTGAATTTTTTCATTAATCAAGCGCTGGCATCAAGTCCGCTCAGTAAAGATTATAAAAATCAATTACTGATGAATAAAATCGATAGCTTACGATTAAGAGCAGGCTATTTACCTCAGATAGCGGCCAGTTCTACAGGTTTATATGCACCGATAATTAATGGATATGGCTATGATGTGGCATTAAGCAATGGGCAAACGCTTGATGCGTTGCTAAGCTTAAATTATAACCTGATTAGCAAAGGTTCGAAAGATAATAAGTTACAGCAGGTGCTTTTGCAAAGGGATTCCATTCATTATGCCTCAAAACTTTCGGAACTGGATTTGAAAAAAGCCATAACGGAGCAGTATATCACAGCCTATGGCAGTCAGCAGCAAGTTGATTTTAACCATGATGTTTATGATCTTTTAGTCAAAGAAGAAGTTTTGTTGAAAGAACTTACCCGCGCAAATACTTACAGGCAGACAGAGTATCTTACTTTCCTGGTTACGCTAAAACAACAGCAGTTGCAATGGAAGCAAGCCGAACTTCAGTTTAAAAATGACTATGCTACCTTAAATTATTTGTCTGGTATTCATGATACGACTGCTGTGAGGCTAAAGGAGCCTTCGATAGCTATTTATGGAGATGGGCTGCAAGAAAAGAATTTCTTTATCAAACGTTTCCAAATCGATAGTCTTAAAACTTTGAATGAAAAGCAGGCTGTGGATTTTAACTATAAGCCAAAAACAAGTTTGTATGTAAATGGGGGCTATAACTCTTCTTTTATTCTTCAGCCTTATAAAAATTTTGGAACAAGTGTAGGTTTTACGGTGTCTGTTCCGCTTTATGATGGGCATCAAAAAAAGATGCAGCATGATAAGCTTAACTTACAATTGCAAACAGGGTCTATGTACCGCAATTACTTCAGTACACAGCAAAAGCAACAAATAGATTTACTGAAGCAACAGATAACGACAACAGATGGTTTATATGAACAGATTAAAGATCAAATCAAAATTACCAGTGGTCTGATCGATGTTGATCGTAAATTGTTGCACACCGGAGATGTGAAAATTGTTGATTTTGTAATTGCAATCAATAACTATATGGTGGCACAAAACTTATTTAGACAAACAAATATCAATCGTTTAAGACTCATCAATCAGCTCAATTACTGGAATAGATAA
- a CDS encoding phosphatase PAP2 family protein, whose protein sequence is MSASSYCTVYRKLLIAVICFCLPGFCMAQGATQDTLKLQTTGTYKDHHVAATEYKPGVAAFIIPASFIGYGLVSLAGDNVVRRLDYSTKNELQEDHPLFAAHIDDYLQFVPAAAVYGLNLAGVKGQHSLLDATGLYILSSAIAGGSVTIVKRASHRERPNGAGFDSFPSGHTANAFAAAEFLNQEYKDVSPWYGIAGYAVATATGTLRMYNNKHWLSDVVAGAGFGILSTKVAYFIYPKLKRLVSGNRAMNYNVVPSYQQHSFGLSFNGTF, encoded by the coding sequence ATGAGTGCTTCTTCTTATTGTACGGTGTACAGAAAATTACTTATTGCAGTTATTTGTTTCTGCTTACCGGGCTTTTGCATGGCACAAGGGGCTACGCAGGATACTTTAAAACTGCAAACGACAGGGACATATAAGGATCATCATGTTGCAGCTACTGAATATAAACCAGGGGTTGCAGCGTTTATCATTCCGGCATCTTTTATTGGTTATGGTTTAGTCTCTCTGGCGGGAGACAATGTGGTGAGGCGGCTGGATTATTCAACTAAAAATGAATTGCAGGAGGATCATCCTTTATTTGCAGCGCATATTGATGATTATTTACAGTTTGTACCTGCAGCGGCAGTTTACGGATTAAATCTGGCAGGGGTAAAGGGACAACATTCTTTATTGGACGCTACAGGTTTATATATATTGTCATCTGCAATTGCTGGTGGTTCGGTGACTATTGTAAAGCGGGCCTCACATAGGGAAAGACCAAATGGGGCAGGTTTTGATTCGTTCCCTTCGGGGCATACCGCTAATGCATTTGCTGCGGCAGAATTTTTAAATCAGGAATATAAAGATGTATCGCCCTGGTATGGGATTGCGGGATATGCTGTTGCAACAGCTACCGGGACACTTAGAATGTATAACAATAAGCACTGGTTGAGTGATGTTGTAGCAGGCGCAGGATTTGGTATCCTATCAACCAAGGTTGCGTATTTTATTTATCCAAAATTAAAAAGATTGGTTTCAGGTAATCGTGCAATGAATTATAATGTTGTACCTTCATATCAACAACATAGTTTTGGCCTCTCTTTTAATGGAACATTTTAG